Proteins encoded in a region of the Longimicrobium sp. genome:
- a CDS encoding YciI family protein, producing MRVMVIVKASADSEAGVMPHEDLLVKMGAYNEELVKAGIMLAGEGLHPSSRGKRVRFTSGGHTVIDGPFSETKELVAGFWLWQVSSMEEAVEWARRCPNPMPGTEAELEIRPVFENEDFGEAFTPELQELEDRLRAEVAARQ from the coding sequence ATGCGAGTCATGGTGATCGTGAAGGCCAGCGCGGACTCGGAAGCCGGCGTGATGCCGCACGAGGATCTGCTCGTGAAGATGGGCGCCTACAACGAGGAGCTGGTCAAGGCGGGGATCATGCTGGCGGGCGAGGGGCTGCACCCCAGCAGCCGCGGCAAGCGCGTGCGTTTTACCAGCGGCGGCCACACGGTGATCGATGGCCCCTTCTCGGAAACCAAGGAGCTGGTCGCCGGCTTCTGGCTCTGGCAGGTGAGCTCGATGGAGGAGGCGGTGGAGTGGGCCCGGCGCTGCCCCAACCCCATGCCCGGCACCGAGGCCGAGCTGGAGATCCGCCCGGTGTTCGAGAACGAGGACTTCGGCGAGGCGTTCACGCCGGAGCTGCAGGAACTGGAAGACCGTCTGCGCGCCGAAGTCGCCGCACGCCAGTAG